From the genome of Solanum pennellii chromosome 6, SPENNV200:
tttcttaagTCTATTTAACGAATTCGAGATTTAcaatgtcaattttttttataataatattattggaGTAATATTCTTTTGATtgttatgataaaaaatatattaacacaTCTAATATAGCAAAATTAGTCTCAAATCCTTTTTTATaatcatattcaaatatttttatacagaAACGAtgtatatttttagaaataccTGAATTACATATATGATTCCAATATTTAAGATTATTAGCGCATACTTgtaatatttcttaaaatataggTTTAACTCAAATGTTATTGTGTTTTTAACATCTTTCGCATTTATATTTGATATCGAACGATACTAACTTTCTATAAATCTTCGTAATAAGAGTTACATCCTCTCCCTGTTTGTGTATATGCTATTAATTACAAtccatattttttcttcaaacttttatttgtcttcctttaaaaaattatttttctagttGAATTATGTAccatttttaaaagatatttttttattacaatacttatatagggaaaaaatttagaaaataaataattaatatcgagattaaaaataaaaatagaatttattttcatttgatatgttatttatacatatatataattttttttaatatcgaACAAAGTAATAAATTTTCCATCACTTGTAGCTTATGTGGTCACTACTATGTTGAGACATGCCAAAAACATGCTCCGCTATgccttaaaatatttattttaaaaatattctataGAATTATTAAATGTCACaaatttaatatcatttttacttttattttttgtgtctaatcaaataagaaatcataaattaagACGGGTCGTGTTTCATGTGACTAATTGTACGAGCAGCAGCACATGTAACTGGCTGACTTTCAATTTCGTGTTGCCGCGTGTATATgtaatgagaaaaattatcttccatttttaaatattatcttgagataaaagtattgaaaattttagcatgaatttttagtttaatCCTTAAATTATTGATAagtgataattttaaaaatattcgtTTACTTGTCTAAGTGAATTCAACAACACCCTCTCATCCCATTGcgtgtatatataaaattttctagatagtgacataatatacatataaatatatttgatagaaAAGGTATTTAAAGAACATCTACTAATTGAATATTAAGAATTTAGCAAtttaagaagataaaaaaacgtttttttcttttcaaaaagttatcttttcttattatccCACCTCATCCTCTACGCATTACTCCTGGCCTCACACCTCACTATTCAtccattttcaaagaaaatcttttaattttgtttttataggAGAGAAGGgtatgataaaaaattaaaaatatttttggaggttGCGGGTGTGGGGACACTCAATGGTGttggataatttatttatttttaaaaataatattaagaatTTTGGGGTGAGGTTGGGTTACGAGAATGGGGAGAggtaagaaataatttttttttagaaaagaaatatttctttaaaactaaattttagcatttaattattcaaatgTATGTTTTATTCTATATATGTAAGTGCACACCACATTAACTGAAAATGTCACATATAAGCATAGGTGAATGACATATGACATAATACGGGTGTTTAGTATTGcttgtcattttcttttatctcGCTCGCGTATATATGCTAATTATACTAGAGTTTTTGTTAGTGTTATTAAAATAACACATTGTTAgtcatatttgatttgaaaatttcctcattttcttgatattattaaattataagtttgaaaagaaaaaaataaaaaaaaaataggaaggGCTAGCCCGCCCCAGTCCTCGACCCTTCTAGGATTGGGTTGGACTGAACATTTTCAGGTCATTTGGAATGAAAGACCAGCCCGCCCTACCCCTTCAAATTTCTTGGCCCATGAGACTTGGACGGAGTGGGACTGAGCTTACCCTTTTTGACAGCTCTAATTGTTCGGCTGGGGCAATTAATTATCTCAATAGTTGGTTTTAAACTTTCCTCTTttatttataatgttaatatatgtaTCTTCATTAAAATCTTAGCTTACGTTATGGGTATCATATACCTCCATAACTATTTAATTTCATGGGACTTAGCGCCTTTAATTCGTAGGTTCTCCTATTTGCTCTAATAGTATTTGTAGGTCTTGTTTACTGTCTACTTTAACATACACCTAAATACTTAGGTTTGTTACTTAAGTTTTAATTCAAACTGTATCTCCACATTAATTCGGAGATAATTACAAGAACTTTTGAATCCACAATATAGCTAAACCATAATCTTGGTGGAAAAGATTACAACTtttattagatttattttttcaaacgATCATACTACCATTAAAGAAATAtccttttgataaaaatatttagctaaaatagtaaaataatatatttcacattgtattattttatctttttaacttttaagtcGAGAGTAAAGATTGGGTAACCCATAATTAACCAAACATcattgaatgttttttttttttgtagtggaCCAAAAacaaatgcaattttttttaattgcagAAAAAAGatcttataatataaataaaattttgaacgATCTTATAATATAAGCACGGATACTAATATTTGGTCATGCATACATTCATCcctataaattaataatcttttCTTCATCCTATATTAATcgtttattttctcatttaccTGCTTTCTAAGAAATCATAAATGAACGAATAGTTTTATTAacctatttttatgaaattgctTCTCTTAAGGTAAAATAAACATGCATGTAACGtggaatttttcattttaaatttggaTAGGCGATCGAAAGAGGAGAGAAAAATTATAGGCTAAAAACCAAATCTTCATCGATAAATTGAGAGCTCAAAATCGTTCAACTAACTTACTAAAATTTCTCATGTTATGTGAATTGACTTTACACTTTAAGAGCAATTACATTTCACGTGAAGcacaaaagaattgattttttttatttacttactgTTTAAATGAAAAAGATTATCTCGTGAACTTGGCTGAAACCATATTATATAATGAAGCAAGCTCAATAATTGTTATTACGAAATGATATATGTCTGTTTTTTCATTACCTTTACAGCAACTAAAGCCATATTTATAATCTTTAGTACGATATTTGTCCCACCAATTAAAAAGCAACTCAACTTTCAAAGTTCTTCGTTGACAATTtagcaatatatataaatatattatcgcATTTTGAATTCACCGATTTTATAAGTTGGTATTaatcatgaaatttattaattttcaaaattttgccTTGTAAGGTTGCATTGATATAACAAGAGATAAGAAGTATTGATCAGTATCACTCttgtttagaaatattttttgagaattaattACTATAAAAAGGACCGCTCGATTTactaaattttcattaaatataattttatcttgcattttttgcaaaaattcCTGGTTTCATGTATACACTAAAATATGTTCACATAGCTTTTAGAAATTAAGGCAAAAACTAATACTAAGTTCTTCATCAAAATAGCTATCATTAGTATAACATTGTTGAACATTTTAGATTTATATTCCTCTcgttttaatgttttatttgttAGACGGACCATATAACAACAAATATTTAGAGTCTAATATTGTACCTAAAAGGTACATGACTATATTTACACAAtttgaaaacaaataaatatctAAACACGTAtgcttaatttgatttttttcacaAGCCAAACATGtgataataaaatttcaaacacAAGATCTCATGATAGATTTTTGTAACAATAtgagttaaatatatattctatcTGAACATAGACTAGCTAGCAacactaattttgaaaaattgatcAGTTTCATTTTACTCGTGTTATGAGCATTTAAtagtatattataaaaaaacacCAGAGTCTAAATTACTATGCGATTCTTCTACAGAATcgacaaaagaattaaaataaagaaatccGAAAAAGATATTTGAGGACAACTGTTGAATTAGACGGAAATTATTCATATAATAGTCCAAAGCAAACtgaaaaaaaatgtgtaattgATCTTTTGGAATTATTTAATAGAAAATCGTCAAATGCCTCCAAAACTAACAATATTCTATTACCCAATTTCGTACACACCTATACTTAACGCTTATTACCCTCTGACTTACTTTAGAACGGattatttgaatttcataaaaattcgCTTTGGTTGCTTTTTAAAGACTGAGACTTAGTTATTATTGTTTTTCGTGTTGAAATGAGACAGGGTCAATATGCATAGGAAGAGAACTATTGGCTGTTCAATTTATAAagcataatcataacatatacattgtgtagaaatatattttattgcaAACGATATATATAGTCACACACATACGTAATTAAGCTTAATTAGAGCTTTTGTAAGACTGAAGTACAGCTTCAAAATCTCCATGGTTTATTGCATAGGTGTGCAAGAACTCTTTGTACTGATATGGCTTGTATGCTGGAATATTTGTTGTTTCATTAACCAAATCACTTGCAGGTTCAATGTGACAATCTGAAGAAGGAATCACAAAATTACCAACACAAATTCGAGTTTCTTTTGAATTTGTCACTGCTCGATGAATCACACTTTTTAGCTTATTGTTACTGATAATCTGGAAAATAAGACAAGTTATCGATGATCTATGgtgagaaataaaatttataagctAACGATACCAACGTATATAATAACTTGAACATTTACCTGTAATTGACAACCAATGATGACCACAAATGCATTAGGAATTGGTTCAACAGCAATCCATTTTCCATCCTTGAAAATTTGTAAGCCACAAACATTGTCTTGAAGCAAAATTGTGAACAAATTTGGGTCACAATGGCTATGCATTCCAAGTGCCAAATTTGGATCAGGACATGGAGGGTAATAGTTCACTAATAGCATTTGAACTTTGCTTAATTCACCTCCAAAATACCCCTTTTCAAGTCCTAATCCTTCACTAATCACATCTGAAATCTTTGTGATTAGCTTCCTTGTTTCAATTGAATATGCACTAATCACTTCTCTGGAATTTGTTTTTAGGAAACAAATTAGGTATAATggaaaaaattacaatatattaaTTGTCACATAAAATTGGTCAACCAAAAAAAACTAGGTGAAATTTGTCCCTCTATTTGAACTATTGCTTTAAAATTACcctatgtttatgttttctcGTGTCACCAAGGGTTGTGATAGGGCAAATAAAAATCATTGGAGCTCTTATTTGACACGAATCTAGATTAGTTATAACCCCAAAAGAGGCAacattaatatgtaattttaaactGTAATCTAAGGTAAAGAGACCATAAACTTTGACCTTTATTTCAcacgattaaaaaaaaaaaaaaggatagaaTAAATTACCGATAACGAGTTGGTTTTtctggccaaaatggcaagaaATGTTGGAGAGGATGACAA
Proteins encoded in this window:
- the LOC107022597 gene encoding hyoscyamine 6-dioxygenase-like, coding for MENNLVSNWCKNVQTLPESYIFPEDERPGEPIVPLSGSSPIIDLTTHEHDQAQQIIKASQDFGYFQVINHGISETLLEETVDVLKEFFEMPAKEKAKYYSVDLNSKCKLYTSTMNYSNEDKHYWRDALAHHCHPLQHFLPFWPEKPTRYREVISAYSIETRKLITKISDVISEGLGLEKGYFGGELSKVQMLLVNYYPPCPDPNLALGMHSHCDPNLFTILLQDNVCGLQIFKDGKWIAVEPIPNAFVVIIGCQLQIISNNKLKSVIHRAVTNSKETRICVGNFVIPSSDCHIEPASDLVNETTNIPAYKPYQYKEFLHTYAINHGDFEAVLQSYKSSN